Proteins encoded in a region of the Halodesulfovibrio marinisediminis DSM 17456 genome:
- a CDS encoding chemotaxis protein CheW has product MNEPQKKQDDELMQLVTFSIGEEEFGVDILKVQEIIRTMEITKVPKAPDFVEGVINLRGKVIPIIDLRRRFGLSSKEHDKHTRIIVIEINNMIVGFVVDSVSEVLRIPAGTVEPPPAVVAGMESEYISGVGKLQDRLLILLDLDRLLSNEDLDVLGQM; this is encoded by the coding sequence ATGAATGAGCCTCAAAAGAAGCAGGATGACGAGCTGATGCAACTAGTCACCTTTAGTATAGGTGAAGAGGAATTTGGTGTTGATATCCTTAAAGTACAGGAGATTATCCGTACTATGGAAATCACTAAAGTGCCAAAAGCTCCGGATTTTGTTGAGGGGGTAATTAACCTTCGGGGAAAAGTGATTCCAATCATTGACCTCAGAAGGCGTTTCGGGCTTAGCTCCAAAGAGCATGACAAACACACCCGAATCATCGTAATCGAAATCAACAACATGATTGTCGGGTTTGTCGTCGATTCCGTGTCAGAAGTTCTGCGTATTCCAGCAGGCACGGTTGAACCGCCTCCGGCTGTTGTTGCAGGTATGGAATCCGAGTATATCAGTGGCGTTGGTAAGCTTCAGGATCGTTTGCTTATTTTGCTTGATCTTGACCGTCTTCTTTCCAACGAAGATCTTGACGTGCTTGGTCAAATGTAG
- the glyS gene encoding glycine--tRNA ligase subunit beta, with protein MSLFILEIGTEELPARFQKGLEKELITRISSFLKESNVEFDKVESHVTPRRAAVMVYDIAAVQKESEEVIPGPPVRIAYDADGNPTKAAAGFAKTQGVDLADAFRLETDKGEYLAVRKKMGGAKTADLLAAFCPELIAHLPFAKKMKWGDLEFTFARPIRWLFAMLDDAVIPFEVAELKSGNETYGHRVHAAGPFAIANAADYYATVEEKCAVVLSAEKRRATIIEEGNALAEKAGGRIIWKESLLDEVQGLVEHPIACLGDFDASFLELPRQALLTSMQSHQKSFGVEDADGNLLPHFLTVLNTTPNDMEVVKVGWERVLRARLEDGRFFWNTDLKVDVDTWLEKLDNVIFLAPLGSMGNKTRRISSLCADLADKVAPEIKADAERAGRICKADLVSEMVGEFDSLQGIMGGIYAGRKGESDVVAQAIAEQYLPAGPDSPVPSTMGGALVSMADKADTLAGCFGLGMIPTGAADPYALRRCCLGIARIIIEKHLRVSAAEFFATAQSRYEGISWKLDEQEALTKLNEFFAQRLKNYFTSKGYETLLVEAVLAADSDDVWAADARLKALSTYSKGEGFDQAVLTFKRAANIIRKQGSEAGVELSGAYDAALFENDAEKAFAKALEDVAPKFAQLWAEEDFDALFALLAELRPAVDAFFDNVMVMCDDQKVRANRLNLLSALVQQLGRLADFSALQM; from the coding sequence ATGTCCTTATTTATTTTGGAAATCGGTACTGAAGAGCTTCCTGCCCGTTTTCAAAAGGGCTTGGAAAAAGAATTAATTACCCGCATTTCTAGCTTTCTCAAAGAATCCAATGTGGAATTTGATAAGGTAGAATCACATGTAACTCCTCGCCGTGCTGCTGTAATGGTATACGACATTGCAGCTGTGCAGAAAGAAAGCGAAGAGGTTATTCCGGGGCCTCCGGTACGTATCGCATATGATGCTGACGGCAATCCGACCAAGGCTGCCGCTGGCTTTGCAAAAACACAGGGTGTTGACCTTGCGGATGCTTTCCGTCTTGAAACTGATAAAGGTGAATACCTTGCAGTTCGTAAAAAAATGGGCGGTGCAAAAACTGCTGACCTGCTCGCAGCATTCTGTCCTGAATTGATTGCACATCTTCCTTTTGCAAAGAAAATGAAGTGGGGTGATCTGGAATTTACATTTGCACGTCCAATCCGTTGGTTGTTCGCAATGCTCGACGATGCGGTTATACCGTTTGAAGTTGCTGAATTGAAATCCGGCAACGAAACTTACGGTCACCGCGTGCACGCAGCAGGTCCTTTTGCAATTGCAAATGCAGCTGACTACTACGCAACCGTGGAAGAAAAATGCGCAGTTGTTCTTTCTGCTGAAAAACGCCGTGCTACAATTATTGAAGAGGGTAATGCCCTTGCAGAGAAAGCTGGCGGACGTATTATCTGGAAGGAAAGCCTTCTTGATGAAGTTCAAGGGCTTGTTGAACATCCGATCGCTTGTCTTGGCGACTTTGATGCATCTTTCCTTGAGTTGCCACGTCAGGCGCTTCTTACCAGCATGCAGAGTCACCAGAAAAGCTTTGGTGTAGAAGATGCTGATGGCAATCTTCTTCCACACTTCCTCACTGTACTGAACACTACTCCAAACGACATGGAAGTAGTAAAAGTTGGTTGGGAACGTGTTCTGCGTGCTCGCCTTGAAGACGGTCGCTTCTTCTGGAACACCGACCTGAAAGTTGATGTCGACACCTGGCTTGAGAAACTCGACAATGTTATCTTCCTTGCTCCACTTGGTAGCATGGGGAACAAAACTCGTCGTATTTCCAGCCTCTGCGCAGATCTTGCCGATAAGGTTGCTCCAGAAATTAAAGCTGATGCAGAACGTGCAGGCCGTATTTGTAAGGCAGACCTTGTTTCTGAAATGGTTGGCGAATTTGATAGCCTTCAGGGTATCATGGGCGGTATCTACGCAGGTCGCAAAGGTGAATCTGATGTAGTTGCACAGGCAATTGCCGAGCAGTACCTCCCTGCTGGTCCTGATTCTCCGGTTCCTTCCACTATGGGCGGTGCATTGGTTTCCATGGCAGACAAAGCTGACACCCTTGCTGGTTGTTTCGGTTTGGGCATGATTCCAACCGGTGCTGCTGACCCGTATGCACTGCGTCGCTGCTGTCTCGGTATTGCACGTATTATTATTGAAAAGCACCTTCGCGTTTCTGCTGCTGAATTTTTTGCTACAGCACAGAGCCGTTATGAAGGTATTTCATGGAAGCTTGATGAGCAGGAAGCTCTTACCAAGCTGAATGAGTTTTTTGCACAGCGTCTGAAAAACTACTTCACCAGCAAAGGTTATGAAACATTGTTAGTAGAAGCTGTACTTGCTGCAGATTCTGATGACGTATGGGCTGCAGATGCTCGTCTGAAAGCTCTTTCTACATACAGCAAAGGCGAAGGCTTTGATCAGGCTGTTCTTACCTTCAAACGTGCTGCAAACATTATTCGCAAGCAAGGTAGCGAGGCTGGCGTAGAGCTCAGCGGCGCATATGATGCTGCGTTGTTTGAAAATGATGCAGAAAAAGCTTTTGCTAAAGCACTTGAGGACGTAGCTCCTAAGTTTGCGCAGCTTTGGGCAGAAGAAGATTTTGATGCTCTCTTCGCGCTGCTTGCGGAACTTCGTCCTGCGGTGGACGCATTCTTTGATAATGTAATGGTTATGTGCGACGACCAGAAAGTTCGTGCAAACCGCTTGAACTTGCTGAGCGCTCTTGTGCAGCAGCTTGGCCGTTTAGCGGACTTCTCTGCATTGCAGATGTAG
- a CDS encoding peptidylprolyl isomerase — MRRIIVLLLLLLVVVGCTQHPEEKGVVARVNGEPIYLKELEARYDLNNLGWVSGVVPSVEALSAEYGNVLSELVVYKLVAAALEKEGLSVSAEDVQKEEAAIRADYPDDLFERTLTEEYIDISVWRLFLKRHLEMKMFFNDVLRSTVSLTYQEAERYYKDNLSEFYIPERVHVLLVRGNDITGVQRASLLLEQAEDWKTVVGTLSSDITVRELKLRKDRFPIQWSATLQQLSPKSSSNISTTAYGFEQLVLLAVVPEKLLGPSQAYSVIERVLIDQKMNEAFVKWLEKEVASSKIEVTPLLSEKMSGKVSQIVMSGSPKKLEEAEEEPYREPESEVGKKSDP, encoded by the coding sequence ATGCGCCGAATCATAGTATTGCTGCTTCTCTTACTTGTAGTTGTTGGCTGCACGCAGCATCCGGAAGAGAAGGGGGTTGTGGCACGGGTCAACGGTGAACCTATTTACTTGAAAGAGTTGGAAGCTCGTTATGACCTGAACAACCTTGGTTGGGTTTCTGGAGTTGTTCCTTCTGTTGAGGCGTTAAGCGCAGAGTATGGAAACGTTCTTTCAGAGCTTGTTGTTTATAAACTTGTTGCTGCTGCTCTTGAAAAAGAAGGGTTGAGCGTTTCTGCAGAGGACGTCCAGAAAGAAGAAGCTGCTATCAGGGCTGATTACCCTGATGATCTTTTTGAGCGAACATTAACGGAAGAGTATATTGATATTTCAGTATGGCGATTGTTTTTGAAGCGTCATCTGGAAATGAAGATGTTTTTTAATGACGTACTGCGTTCGACTGTTTCCCTTACATATCAAGAAGCGGAACGATACTATAAAGACAATTTGTCTGAATTTTATATTCCTGAACGAGTGCATGTATTGCTCGTAAGAGGAAATGACATAACTGGCGTACAGCGTGCCTCTCTTTTACTGGAACAAGCAGAAGATTGGAAAACTGTCGTTGGTACCTTGTCTTCAGATATTACTGTTCGTGAGCTGAAGCTAAGAAAAGATCGTTTCCCGATTCAGTGGTCTGCTACATTGCAGCAACTTTCTCCTAAAAGCAGCAGTAATATTTCAACGACTGCATATGGGTTTGAGCAGCTTGTTTTGCTTGCAGTGGTTCCGGAAAAATTACTTGGTCCATCTCAGGCATACTCTGTTATTGAACGAGTGTTGATTGATCAAAAAATGAACGAGGCATTTGTAAAGTGGTTGGAAAAAGAAGTTGCATCTTCCAAAATAGAAGTTACACCACTTCTTTCAGAAAAAATGAGTGGGAAAGTTAGTCAAATTGTTATGTCTGGCTCCCCTAAGAAGCTGGAAGAGGCAGAAGAAGAGCCTTACAGAGAGCCGGAGTCTGAGGTTGGAAAAAAATCTGACCCGTAA
- the glyQ gene encoding glycine--tRNA ligase subunit alpha, producing MNFQDVILTLQDFWSKQGCVLQQPFDIECGAGTFNPATFLRVIGPEPWKAAYVEPSRRPTDGRYGENPNRLQHYFQFQAILKPSPDNIQEIYLDSLRALGIDPAAHDIRFVEDDWESPTLGAWGLGWEVWLNGMEVTQFTYFQQVGGIDLHPTSVEITYGLERICMYLQEKESVYDLMYNDTVTYGQVYHQNEVEMSKYNFEHSDPKMLLELFNMFEKECKQLCETGLPLPAYDYCLKCSHTFNMLDARGAISITERTGYIGRVRALASAVARLYAQQREELGYPLMPATTND from the coding sequence ATGAACTTCCAAGACGTTATCCTCACCCTGCAGGACTTTTGGTCCAAACAGGGCTGTGTATTGCAGCAGCCGTTCGACATCGAGTGTGGTGCCGGTACGTTTAACCCCGCAACCTTTTTGCGTGTTATTGGTCCGGAACCATGGAAGGCAGCTTATGTTGAGCCTTCCCGCCGTCCTACTGATGGTCGATACGGTGAAAACCCGAACCGTCTGCAGCACTACTTCCAGTTTCAGGCTATTTTAAAGCCTTCTCCTGATAATATTCAGGAAATCTATCTCGACAGTTTGCGTGCTCTGGGTATTGATCCTGCAGCACATGATATCCGTTTTGTAGAAGATGACTGGGAATCTCCAACTCTCGGTGCTTGGGGACTTGGCTGGGAAGTTTGGCTGAACGGTATGGAAGTAACTCAGTTTACTTACTTCCAGCAGGTTGGCGGTATTGATTTGCATCCTACCAGCGTAGAAATTACCTATGGTCTTGAGCGTATTTGCATGTACTTGCAGGAAAAAGAGTCAGTGTACGACCTTATGTACAATGACACTGTGACTTACGGTCAGGTATACCATCAGAACGAAGTGGAAATGTCCAAATACAACTTCGAGCACAGCGATCCAAAGATGCTTCTCGAACTTTTCAACATGTTTGAAAAAGAGTGCAAGCAACTTTGCGAAACTGGTCTTCCGCTTCCAGCGTATGATTACTGTTTGAAATGTTCACATACATTCAACATGCTTGATGCTCGTGGTGCGATTTCCATTACGGAACGTACTGGCTACATTGGCCGTGTGCGTGCTCTTGCTTCTGCTGTTGCCCGCTTGTACGCACAGCAGCGTGAAGAGCTTGGTTACCCGTTGATGCCTGCAACAACTAACGATTAG
- the recO gene encoding DNA repair protein RecO, with product MEFTEQVIILRIGRFKEADLWVRFLSPTRGIMNAFAFGGCRSRRRFCGCLDHLNRVLFRVKGSKLATYFTLEEGVLMDSPDKLRVSHERLGLSVNCQKFMEAMGISFEGAPAAYSLFSEMLVLLNQAETLDKLWSIFFRARFAFDQGYNPELHVCQVCSKGLKYPVFHVQEGVLTCAACARTQGPRFRLSKESLDALRFVQENSPLRWTELSLSVKARKELSRAIDGFIQYHIGLSWENGMFRRV from the coding sequence ATGGAATTTACCGAACAAGTTATCATCCTCCGTATTGGAAGGTTTAAAGAAGCGGACCTATGGGTCCGCTTTTTGTCTCCTACACGCGGAATAATGAATGCTTTTGCTTTTGGTGGTTGCCGGAGCAGACGTCGTTTTTGCGGCTGTCTGGATCATTTAAATCGTGTGTTATTTCGTGTAAAAGGCAGCAAGCTCGCAACATACTTTACGCTGGAAGAGGGAGTGTTAATGGACTCTCCCGACAAGTTACGTGTCAGCCACGAACGGTTGGGGCTTTCAGTGAATTGTCAAAAATTTATGGAGGCAATGGGTATATCTTTTGAAGGTGCACCTGCTGCCTATAGCCTTTTTTCTGAAATGCTGGTGTTATTGAATCAAGCAGAGACATTGGATAAGCTTTGGTCAATTTTTTTTCGTGCCCGTTTTGCTTTTGATCAGGGGTATAATCCAGAGCTGCATGTCTGTCAGGTTTGTTCTAAGGGTTTGAAATATCCAGTCTTTCATGTTCAGGAGGGTGTGCTCACATGTGCAGCCTGTGCGAGAACGCAAGGGCCAAGATTCAGATTAAGTAAGGAATCTCTTGACGCTTTGCGATTTGTACAGGAAAATTCTCCGCTTCGTTGGACAGAGCTGAGTCTTTCTGTGAAGGCACGTAAAGAGCTTTCCAGAGCTATTGACGGTTTTATCCAATATCATATAGGTCTTTCCTGGGAAAACGGAATGTTTAGGCGCGTTTAG
- the mfd gene encoding transcription-repair coupling factor produces the protein MLFSEVVRKIQNEKDAVVHIARSGPASQARLARSLRDRGENVVVVARDAKEFAELNGLLRLFTPTCSRGPAPLATPQWDDEWITIPQHPAGTYGKSRWAVRMASLYGLGLKRSAQGVLLSIDNFLPALPPVDIFTHNELLLTIGDETGPDLIIEQAIEWGYTRVPLVTQPGEIALRGDILDIFCPGFTLPIRMEFFGDILEEIRLFEPTSQRSRGNIQQLVLLPAAPVVLNDSNVAQASVWWKQLEAEGVLASGQASALQHAAHHGDYTFLPGCFYKNSSFLESWLPNDAVFILPSEGGMSEALEESERSWVSFLDAQAEEHGVRQPVSCVLRSADIAGSVWQQYRRAHFEELKMGVEVQGSSLQERSYGAFQDIFQKPEDAERPWHTLVARLREWMKEKRQVVLSFATDRSRTKFLTLAEQDGLVPHMCYAPRERGLFALVSAFRRGIELEWDNILLLGEDVLQPKVERQARARSGAFSGLKDYDDLKVGAHLVHRDYGIATFGGLHRLDLGDVSNDFLLLQYAGDDKLYLPVDRLSLIQLFKGPDGSTPPLDKLGGSAWQASKSKARKAIEKVAHDIMEMYAWRRLAKGFSYGPVNELYREFEASFGFEETPDQARAIQDVLDDMQKAEPMDRLVCGDVGFGKTEVAIRAAFRAACEGKQVALLCPTTVLAEQHYQTFKSRLSRFPVHIGLLSRFVTRARQKEVLSAAARGQIDILIGTHRLLSDDVDLPNLSLLILDEEQRFGVRHKEKLKKLKRNVDVLTLTATPIPRTLQLSMSGVRELSVIETAPVGRKPVRTALIEREALELKGVLERELARDGQVFWVYNRVEGLERVAEYVRELVPDARIGMAHGRMSEKNLEETMHKFWHGELDVLVCTSIVESGLDFPRANTLIVDQAQMFGLGQLYQLRGRVGRSDRQAHAVFVVNNLDKLPAPARKRLRIILELDYLGAGFRVAMEDLRLRGAGNILGEAQSGQMARVGLDMYLEMLEAEVKRLKGEKESVVVETEINLGINAHIPESYIPDGKERLKFYKALSSATDAVHMQDVELEIRDRFGALPPELVSFLGVLEFKRFLMAIQVERADILRDKVRLTWAENADAISPLRLVEWVNDNIDRAKLTPPATLELRLKGEDDLRTCLAKLKIELEPLVTV, from the coding sequence GTGCTGTTTTCTGAAGTCGTCAGAAAAATACAGAATGAAAAAGACGCTGTTGTTCACATAGCGCGAAGCGGACCGGCTAGTCAGGCACGGCTTGCGCGTTCACTACGTGACAGAGGCGAAAATGTGGTAGTGGTCGCACGTGATGCTAAAGAATTCGCTGAATTAAATGGACTATTGCGGCTGTTTACTCCAACTTGCTCCCGAGGGCCTGCGCCATTGGCAACACCGCAATGGGATGATGAATGGATTACTATTCCGCAACATCCTGCAGGCACATATGGAAAATCTCGCTGGGCAGTAAGAATGGCAAGTCTATACGGACTTGGTTTGAAGCGTTCTGCTCAGGGGGTTCTACTTTCTATCGATAACTTCTTGCCCGCACTGCCTCCTGTAGATATTTTTACGCATAATGAGCTGCTTCTGACTATCGGGGATGAAACAGGTCCTGATCTGATTATCGAGCAAGCTATTGAGTGGGGCTATACCCGTGTGCCTTTAGTGACGCAGCCGGGTGAAATAGCGTTGCGCGGCGATATATTAGATATTTTTTGTCCGGGGTTCACGCTTCCAATCCGAATGGAATTTTTTGGTGATATTCTGGAAGAAATCCGTCTTTTTGAACCTACCTCCCAACGTTCCCGCGGTAATATTCAGCAACTCGTGCTGCTTCCGGCTGCTCCGGTTGTCTTAAACGATTCCAATGTCGCGCAGGCTTCTGTTTGGTGGAAACAATTGGAGGCTGAAGGTGTATTGGCAAGTGGTCAGGCGTCAGCTTTACAGCATGCAGCTCACCATGGTGATTACACTTTCCTTCCTGGTTGTTTTTATAAAAATTCCAGTTTCCTTGAAAGCTGGCTTCCTAACGATGCTGTATTTATTCTGCCTTCAGAAGGCGGAATGAGTGAGGCTTTGGAAGAGTCAGAGCGTTCATGGGTGTCCTTTTTGGATGCTCAGGCTGAAGAGCATGGTGTGCGCCAGCCAGTAAGTTGCGTGCTTCGTTCTGCCGACATTGCCGGATCGGTGTGGCAACAATACAGACGAGCCCATTTTGAAGAGTTGAAAATGGGTGTGGAAGTACAAGGCTCTTCATTGCAGGAACGAAGCTATGGTGCGTTTCAGGATATTTTCCAGAAGCCTGAAGATGCAGAGCGACCATGGCATACCTTGGTAGCCCGTTTGCGGGAGTGGATGAAAGAAAAGCGTCAGGTTGTGTTGAGTTTTGCCACAGACCGTAGTCGTACAAAGTTTCTGACTCTTGCTGAACAAGACGGTTTGGTGCCGCACATGTGCTATGCCCCGAGAGAACGTGGGCTGTTTGCACTGGTGTCTGCGTTTCGGCGTGGTATCGAGCTTGAGTGGGATAATATCCTTTTGCTCGGGGAAGATGTATTACAGCCGAAAGTGGAGCGCCAGGCGCGTGCCCGGTCCGGTGCTTTTTCTGGTTTGAAAGACTATGACGACCTTAAAGTCGGTGCGCATCTTGTTCATAGAGATTACGGAATTGCTACATTTGGCGGTCTTCATCGTCTCGATTTAGGTGATGTTTCAAACGACTTTTTGCTGCTCCAGTATGCTGGAGACGATAAGCTGTATCTTCCTGTAGACCGTTTGTCTCTTATTCAGTTGTTTAAGGGGCCGGATGGTTCAACTCCTCCGTTAGATAAACTTGGTGGCTCTGCATGGCAGGCAAGCAAGTCTAAGGCTCGAAAAGCCATTGAAAAAGTGGCTCATGACATTATGGAAATGTATGCATGGCGCAGGCTTGCTAAAGGTTTCTCTTATGGTCCTGTGAATGAGCTGTACAGGGAGTTCGAAGCGTCCTTTGGTTTTGAAGAGACGCCGGATCAGGCTCGTGCGATTCAGGATGTGCTGGATGATATGCAGAAAGCTGAACCGATGGACAGACTTGTTTGTGGTGATGTCGGCTTTGGTAAAACAGAGGTGGCTATCCGTGCTGCGTTCCGTGCTGCATGTGAAGGCAAGCAGGTTGCGTTGCTTTGTCCAACAACAGTTCTTGCAGAGCAGCACTATCAGACATTTAAAAGTCGCCTTTCACGATTCCCTGTTCATATTGGTTTGCTGAGCCGCTTTGTGACAAGAGCCCGCCAGAAAGAGGTGCTTTCTGCTGCTGCACGCGGACAGATAGATATTTTAATCGGGACACATCGCTTGTTGTCTGATGATGTCGACCTACCTAACTTGAGCCTTCTTATTCTGGACGAAGAGCAGCGTTTTGGTGTTCGTCATAAAGAAAAGCTGAAGAAACTGAAACGTAATGTGGATGTGCTAACGTTGACAGCGACCCCTATTCCGAGGACGCTTCAGTTATCTATGTCCGGTGTACGTGAACTTTCTGTTATTGAAACTGCCCCTGTTGGACGTAAGCCTGTGCGGACAGCGCTGATTGAGCGTGAAGCACTGGAGCTGAAAGGGGTACTTGAGCGTGAACTTGCCCGTGACGGTCAGGTATTCTGGGTGTATAACCGCGTTGAAGGATTGGAGCGTGTTGCAGAATACGTGCGTGAGCTTGTTCCTGATGCCCGTATTGGTATGGCACATGGTCGTATGTCGGAGAAGAACCTTGAGGAAACCATGCATAAGTTTTGGCATGGTGAACTGGATGTTCTTGTTTGTACTTCAATAGTGGAATCCGGTCTTGATTTTCCAAGGGCGAATACACTTATCGTTGATCAGGCGCAAATGTTCGGGCTTGGACAGCTCTACCAGTTGCGTGGTCGCGTAGGGCGCTCTGATAGACAGGCACATGCCGTCTTTGTAGTGAATAATTTGGATAAGCTACCTGCTCCGGCACGTAAGCGACTGCGTATTATTCTGGAACTGGATTATCTTGGTGCTGGCTTCAGAGTTGCCATGGAAGATTTACGTCTGCGTGGTGCCGGTAATATCTTAGGTGAAGCTCAATCCGGTCAGATGGCTCGCGTTGGTTTGGATATGTATCTGGAAATGCTTGAAGCAGAAGTAAAACGCCTGAAAGGTGAAAAAGAGAGTGTTGTGGTTGAGACTGAGATTAACCTTGGTATTAACGCACATATTCCAGAGTCATATATTCCGGACGGTAAAGAGCGCCTGAAGTTCTATAAAGCTCTTTCTTCTGCTACGGACGCTGTCCATATGCAGGATGTTGAGCTCGAAATCCGTGACCGTTTCGGGGCATTACCACCAGAACTCGTGAGCTTCCTTGGCGTGCTTGAGTTCAAACGTTTCCTGATGGCAATTCAGGTTGAGAGGGCAGATATTTTACGGGATAAAGTTCGCCTTACCTGGGCAGAGAATGCAGATGCCATATCTCCTCTGCGACTTGTTGAGTGGGTAAACGACAACATAGATAGAGCTAAATTAACTCCTCCTGCAACGTTGGAACTACGCTTGAAAGGAGAAGATGATTTGCGTACATGTCTTGCTAAATTGAAAATAGAACTTGAACCTCTTGTAACTGTATAA
- a CDS encoding helix-turn-helix domain-containing protein — translation MSEMLELGTLLREERERQGLSIEELSERIKLAPRTLAFIESGTKSELPHPVYVKGFVKSYAMVLGLDPEELGAIVDIAYKDELDEEVAEPVIARREKKGCPVKLIAIVVLIAGLAAAGYYYMQSGTATLGNEEATVEVPVQPSPAQPQPVEQAPDQPEAVESAPVEPTTPPVQEKEVAPEAQPESSKPIEVVEEPVAVSEKTAPKAVAVPVVAPSDVVAQEAEKKVQETKQDEKKVEVAMRSLRIEATADCWVEATGDDFTRKEFLLRNGQGYTVTFPKNLSLRLGNSGGISLTLDGVPYSFNGAEGKVRTVHIAAL, via the coding sequence ATGTCTGAAATGCTGGAGCTCGGAACCCTGTTGCGTGAGGAACGTGAACGTCAAGGTTTATCTATCGAAGAACTTTCTGAACGCATAAAATTGGCACCGCGCACACTTGCATTTATAGAATCAGGTACTAAGTCAGAACTGCCTCATCCAGTGTATGTGAAAGGCTTTGTTAAAAGTTATGCCATGGTGTTGGGGCTTGATCCGGAAGAGCTTGGTGCAATAGTTGATATTGCATATAAAGATGAGCTTGATGAAGAAGTTGCTGAGCCCGTTATTGCTCGTAGAGAGAAAAAAGGGTGCCCTGTAAAACTCATAGCCATTGTAGTGTTGATTGCCGGCCTTGCTGCGGCGGGCTATTACTATATGCAGTCAGGTACTGCTACACTTGGTAATGAAGAAGCAACTGTAGAAGTCCCTGTGCAGCCATCTCCTGCACAACCACAACCTGTAGAACAGGCTCCTGATCAGCCAGAGGCTGTTGAGTCTGCCCCTGTTGAACCAACCACTCCTCCGGTACAGGAGAAAGAGGTTGCTCCTGAAGCGCAGCCAGAGTCTTCAAAGCCTATTGAGGTTGTTGAAGAACCTGTTGCTGTCAGCGAAAAAACGGCTCCTAAAGCCGTGGCTGTGCCTGTCGTAGCTCCATCAGATGTTGTTGCACAGGAAGCTGAAAAAAAAGTTCAGGAAACTAAACAGGATGAAAAAAAAGTAGAAGTTGCAATGCGCTCCTTGCGTATTGAAGCTACTGCGGATTGTTGGGTTGAAGCTACCGGCGATGATTTTACCCGTAAAGAGTTCCTACTTCGTAATGGACAGGGATACACAGTTACGTTCCCGAAAAATTTGTCTTTACGCTTAGGAAACTCCGGCGGGATTTCACTGACACTTGATGGTGTTCCATATTCTTTTAATGGTGCAGAGGGCAAGGTACGTACAGTACATATTGCCGCTTTATAG
- a CDS encoding peptidyl-prolyl cis-trans isomerase encodes MFITYIREKSMAFRFLIALAAVVMFAAPVRAELLVNKIAAVVNGEIVTLYDLKQLAIPELKKAGVLDPKYAESPKVKSILNTVLEKVVAEKLFLQDAERRGVTVEESEIENELRKMAQQRGMTLEKAKEQIVNEGLTVEGVKERVKVSIIRQRLLGMMVGRKVVITKEEIQRFYEEHKAEFEADGKVEVSLLIFDPVADVTEVRNELSAGKISFEEAVQKYSVGPGKEQGGYLGELGVKDVSPKMLAAVQEMKNGSVSDVVSLGSSKALIKLHSRTKGSLRSLDEVAQEIEAKLRAPRLEASFKEYAEKLRNNAVVDVRL; translated from the coding sequence ATGTTTATCACCTATATTAGGGAGAAAAGTATGGCCTTCAGGTTTTTAATTGCGCTGGCAGCTGTTGTTATGTTTGCTGCACCTGTTCGTGCTGAGCTGTTAGTTAATAAAATTGCCGCAGTTGTGAACGGTGAGATTGTAACTTTATATGATTTGAAACAGCTGGCAATTCCGGAATTGAAAAAGGCCGGGGTGCTTGACCCAAAATACGCTGAAAGTCCCAAAGTAAAATCTATTCTGAATACTGTCCTTGAGAAGGTAGTGGCAGAAAAACTTTTTTTACAGGATGCAGAGCGTCGCGGTGTTACAGTTGAAGAGTCTGAAATTGAAAACGAGTTGCGCAAGATGGCGCAGCAGCGTGGCATGACTCTTGAGAAGGCTAAAGAACAGATAGTTAATGAAGGTCTTACCGTTGAAGGTGTGAAAGAGCGAGTAAAGGTGTCTATTATTCGACAACGCCTTCTCGGAATGATGGTAGGACGTAAGGTAGTTATTACCAAAGAAGAGATTCAGCGTTTTTATGAAGAACATAAAGCTGAATTTGAAGCAGACGGCAAAGTGGAAGTGAGCTTGCTCATTTTTGATCCAGTTGCTGATGTAACTGAAGTCCGTAATGAACTTTCTGCCGGTAAGATTTCATTTGAAGAAGCTGTTCAAAAGTACTCTGTAGGGCCAGGTAAAGAACAGGGTGGTTACCTTGGTGAGCTTGGTGTGAAAGATGTATCACCAAAGATGCTGGCGGCAGTTCAGGAAATGAAAAATGGTTCTGTGTCTGATGTCGTGTCTCTTGGGTCTTCAAAAGCACTTATTAAATTGCACAGTAGAACCAAAGGTTCATTGCGCTCACTTGATGAAGTAGCGCAGGAAATTGAAGCTAAGCTGAGAGCACCTCGCCTTGAAGCAAGCTTTAAAGAATACGCTGAAAAACTGCGTAATAATGCCGTCGTAGACGTTCGGCTGTAA